In Streptomyces violaceusniger Tu 4113, one DNA window encodes the following:
- a CDS encoding ABC transporter substrate-binding protein yields MSAAKRSGQATATVLGLWMVLLCVVGAGDTSGWQSRGSVSVLASWTSAEGKAFRDLLDTFTRRTGVHVDYQGTTALREVLSSEVGSGTPPDIAVLPSSGELAAYASQRQLTPLNRVIPSRERRAYGRLWTPQLSANGSVYGIAVKADLKSIVWYDHGRRTGTLPALAADGRQWCVGMGDDATSGWPGTDWIEDLLLQQQGRSVYQDWATGGLPWTDPRVQRAWESWGSLFGRDTARTALITDFRKAGSKLFDADPPCALEHQGSFIRSGYPRPDKADFTFSRSLLPDADRGSTAREVSGDFAAMFRDTPQAQELMRYLVSAEAQRTWGRQTATKSTHPFFANPGVPLDAQGDDKVDRKIAETLRGSDSLCLDASDAMPTRMRLAFQHAALTYLSDTTRQPDGLLRSLEKIRQSLRHADDQPWLSTVCG; encoded by the coding sequence ATGAGCGCGGCGAAGCGGTCCGGCCAGGCCACGGCCACCGTCCTCGGGCTGTGGATGGTACTGCTGTGTGTCGTGGGCGCCGGCGATACGAGCGGCTGGCAGTCGCGCGGCAGTGTCAGCGTGCTCGCGTCGTGGACCAGCGCCGAGGGCAAGGCGTTCCGGGACTTGCTGGACACCTTCACCAGGCGCACCGGCGTCCATGTCGACTACCAGGGCACCACCGCGCTGCGCGAGGTGCTGTCCTCGGAGGTCGGCTCCGGAACGCCACCCGATATCGCCGTGCTGCCGAGCTCCGGCGAGCTGGCCGCCTACGCCAGCCAGCGCCAGCTCACCCCGCTGAACCGAGTGATCCCGAGCCGGGAGCGCAGGGCGTACGGACGGCTGTGGACGCCCCAGCTGAGCGCCAACGGGTCGGTGTACGGCATCGCGGTCAAGGCCGACCTCAAGAGCATCGTGTGGTACGACCATGGCCGCCGGACGGGCACACTGCCCGCCCTCGCCGCCGACGGCCGCCAGTGGTGCGTGGGCATGGGCGACGACGCGACCTCCGGCTGGCCGGGCACCGACTGGATCGAGGATCTGCTGCTCCAGCAGCAGGGCAGATCCGTCTACCAGGACTGGGCGACCGGCGGGCTGCCGTGGACGGATCCGCGGGTGCAGCGGGCCTGGGAGAGCTGGGGTTCGCTCTTCGGCAGGGACACCGCGCGCACCGCGCTGATCACCGACTTCCGCAAGGCCGGGAGCAAGCTGTTCGACGCCGACCCGCCGTGCGCACTGGAGCACCAGGGGTCGTTCATCCGCAGCGGCTACCCCCGCCCGGACAAGGCGGACTTCACCTTCTCCCGCAGCCTGCTCCCCGATGCCGACCGTGGCTCCACCGCCCGGGAGGTATCAGGGGACTTCGCCGCGATGTTCCGTGACACCCCGCAGGCACAGGAGCTGATGCGCTATCTGGTCTCCGCCGAGGCCCAGCGGACCTGGGGCCGGCAGACCGCCACCAAGAGCACCCACCCGTTCTTCGCCAACCCTGGCGTCCCGCTCGACGCCCAGGGCGATGACAAGGTGGACCGGAAGATCGCGGAGACCCTGCGGGGCTCGGACTCGCTGTGCCTGGACGCCTCGGACGCCATGCCCACCCGGATGCGGCTCGCCTTCCAGCACGCCGCGCTGACCTACCTCAGCGACACCACCCGGCAGCCGGACGGGTTGCTGCGCAGCCTGGAGAAGATCCGCCAGAGCCTGCGCCACGCCGACGACCAGCCCTGGCTGTCGACGGTCTGCGGCTGA
- a CDS encoding VWA domain-containing protein, whose amino-acid sequence MYEDRRDRQHAPGPEGADGGPALTLRVHQNKYLPASAGRTEMHAIVSVRARGLGPAAARTAASEVIVIDCSMSMSWPPTKIAAARRATATAVGILRDGIRFAIVEGTEQAQVVYPFTGGMAVAGPDTKAAAARVAARLPAVGGTAIGSWLDLARRLHLRQSTAIQHTLLLTDGRNEHDPPGYLDKVLDACAPHFTCDARGIGDGWDATELKRIARRLHGRADAVLEDATLAAEFEEMVSASMAKALAGVRIRIRARAGSRVGFVKQVHPTRVDVTDEGVRPDERTWEWTTKAWGDETREYQVSVLADPRGDPTGDDVELATVELAVEGDTALPPPEPESLLVQWTDEVLLSSRIDPRLAHYDADSELGHAITAGCDAYEAGDRKRAHRQWGRAVQLAHQLGSEKMLTRLGGLVHIVDAATGEVRIREPIRPLDLNSAIIVSEESVHFVGVERPRAAAPPAADVSCPACGRRAPATAEFCQQCDTPLGAEPGGAT is encoded by the coding sequence ATGTACGAGGACCGTAGAGATCGACAACACGCCCCGGGCCCGGAGGGCGCGGACGGGGGCCCGGCCCTCACCCTGCGGGTGCATCAGAACAAGTACCTCCCCGCCTCGGCGGGCCGCACCGAGATGCACGCCATCGTCAGCGTGCGGGCCCGCGGCCTGGGCCCGGCGGCGGCCCGTACCGCCGCTTCGGAGGTCATCGTCATCGACTGCTCGATGTCGATGAGCTGGCCGCCGACGAAGATCGCGGCGGCGCGGCGGGCCACCGCCACCGCGGTCGGCATACTCCGCGACGGCATCCGCTTCGCGATCGTCGAGGGCACCGAACAGGCCCAGGTCGTCTATCCGTTCACCGGCGGCATGGCGGTCGCGGGGCCCGACACCAAGGCCGCCGCCGCCCGGGTCGCGGCCCGGCTGCCCGCGGTCGGCGGCACCGCGATCGGCTCCTGGCTGGATCTCGCCCGCCGGCTCCATCTGCGGCAGTCCACCGCGATCCAGCACACCCTGCTGCTCACCGACGGCCGCAATGAACACGACCCGCCCGGCTATCTGGACAAGGTGCTGGACGCCTGTGCCCCGCATTTCACCTGTGACGCGCGCGGTATCGGCGACGGCTGGGACGCCACCGAGCTGAAGCGGATCGCGCGCCGGCTGCACGGCAGGGCCGATGCGGTGCTGGAGGATGCCACGCTGGCCGCCGAGTTCGAGGAGATGGTCTCCGCCTCGATGGCCAAGGCGCTGGCCGGGGTGCGGATCCGGATCCGCGCCCGGGCGGGCAGCCGGGTCGGCTTCGTCAAGCAGGTGCACCCCACCCGGGTGGACGTCACCGACGAGGGCGTCCGCCCCGATGAGCGCACCTGGGAGTGGACCACCAAGGCATGGGGCGACGAGACCCGCGAGTACCAGGTGTCCGTGCTCGCCGATCCGCGGGGCGATCCGACGGGCGACGACGTCGAGCTGGCCACCGTGGAGCTGGCGGTGGAGGGCGACACCGCGCTGCCACCGCCCGAGCCGGAGTCCCTGCTGGTCCAGTGGACGGACGAGGTGCTGCTGTCGTCCCGGATCGACCCCCGGCTGGCGCATTACGACGCCGACTCCGAGCTGGGCCACGCCATCACCGCGGGCTGCGACGCGTACGAGGCGGGTGACCGGAAGCGGGCCCACCGCCAGTGGGGGCGCGCCGTCCAGCTCGCCCATCAGCTCGGCAGCGAGAAGATGCTGACCCGGCTGGGCGGGCTGGTCCACATCGTCGACGCCGCCACCGGCGAGGTGCGGATCCGCGAGCCCATCCGGCCGCTGGACCTCAACTCGGCGATCATCGTGTCGGAGGAGAGCGTCCACTTCGTGGGGGTGGAGCGCCCGAGGGCCGCCGCGCCGCCCGCCGCGGATGTCAGCTGCCCGGCCTGCGGGCGCCGGGCGCCCGCCACCGCCGAGTTCTGCCAGCAGTGCGACACTCCGCTGGGCGCCGAGCCGGGCGGTGCGACATGA